One Microtus pennsylvanicus isolate mMicPen1 chromosome 3, mMicPen1.hap1, whole genome shotgun sequence DNA window includes the following coding sequences:
- the LOC142847318 gene encoding large ribosomal subunit protein eL27-like: MGKFMNPGKVVLVLAGRYSGRKAVIVKNIDDGTSDRPYSHALVAGIDRYPRKVTAAMGKKKVAKRSKIKSFVKVYNYNHLMPTRYSVDIPLDKTVVNKDVFRDPALKRKARREAKVKFEERYKTGKNKWFFQKLRF, encoded by the coding sequence ATGGGCAAGTTTATGAACCCCGGGAAAGTGGTGCTCGTCCTGGCTGGACGCTACTCGGGACGCAAAGCCGTCATCGTGAAGAACATTGATGATGGCACCTCAGACCGCCCTTACAGCCATGCCCTGGTGGCTGGAATTGACCGCTATCCCCGAAAAGTGACGGCTGCCATGGGCAAGAAGAAAGTCGCTAAGAGATCCAAGATCAAGTCCTTTGTGAAGGTTTATAACTACAACCACCTGATGCCCACAAGGTACTCTGTGGACATCCCCCTGGACAAAACTGTTGTCAACAAGGATGTCTTTAGGGACCCAGCCCTAAAACGCAAGGCAAGGCGGGAAGCCAAGGTCAAATTTGAGGAACGATACAAGACAGGGAAGAACAAATGGTTTTTCCAGAAGCTTCGCTTTTAg